In one window of Poriferisphaera corsica DNA:
- a CDS encoding helix-turn-helix transcriptional regulator, which produces MTNDITNNNQLESPLFGSLIHATEVSSSILKSHIAIGCIVDHKNNAQSHYISANHFNTSQDKINNLIPITQHIRSLKLNSSTITITDIASHPNHTPFILQQPLNDSTTISDLICLNLDVNINTNILIVYLRCNDATPFTEQAISLLEQLKPNIARMLTFGAQRELLGHDSDLPHAPNTPSPLNQINKLSKTERIVFDHLRKEMTEKEIAQVMSRSKHTIHVYVKNIYNKLNISSRRELLELYDQLKNLINK; this is translated from the coding sequence GCTCTTCGGCTCTCTCATACACGCAACCGAAGTATCCTCATCTATTCTCAAATCGCACATCGCCATTGGCTGCATCGTTGATCATAAAAACAATGCACAATCTCACTACATCAGCGCAAACCACTTCAACACTAGCCAAGACAAAATTAACAACCTCATCCCCATCACGCAGCACATCCGCAGCCTCAAACTGAATTCCAGCACGATCACAATTACCGATATCGCATCGCACCCCAATCACACACCATTCATCCTCCAGCAACCACTAAACGACAGTACAACGATCTCAGACCTCATTTGCCTCAACCTAGATGTCAACATCAACACCAACATCCTCATCGTCTATCTCCGCTGTAACGATGCCACACCTTTCACCGAACAAGCCATCAGCCTCCTCGAGCAACTCAAACCAAACATTGCCCGCATGCTTACCTTCGGAGCTCAACGCGAGCTGCTCGGCCACGACAGCGACTTACCGCATGCACCCAATACCCCATCTCCACTCAATCAAATCAACAAGCTCAGCAAGACTGAACGCATCGTCTTCGATCATCTCCGCAAAGAAATGACCGAGAAAGAAATCGCTCAGGTCATGTCACGTTCAAAACACACCATCCACGTTTACGTCAAAAACATCTACAACAAGCTCAACATCTCCTCTCGCCGCGAACTACTAGAACTCTACGATCAGTTAAAAAATCTCATCAACAAGTAG